In the genome of Synechococcus sp. CB0101, the window GCTTGGCATCACCCCTGATGCCAGCTTCGACGCGGTGCAGGCCGCCAAGCAGGCGCGCCTGGCGGAAGTGGGCGAGGAGCCCATGGCCCGGGCGCGCATCGAAGCCGCTTACGACGCCGTGTTGATGGACCGGCTCAAGGAGCGTCAGCAGGGCAAGGTGAGCACCGCTGCCCTCAACGCCTCCCAACGCGAGGCCGCCAAACCCGCCGCTGCCGCATCGGCTGCGAAGCCTTCGCTGCCCTCCTTGCCCAACCTCCCGGCGCTGCCCAGGCCTGCCCTCAAGCTCAGTGCCCCAGCGCTACCCACCGTGGCCCTGGCAGAGGGCCGTGAGCGCTGGTTTCCCCTAGCCGGTGGCGCGGTGTTGCTGGCGATGCTGCTGATCGCCCCCGCCGGTAATGCCGAGCTGGTGCTCGCATTTGCCACGGTGCTCACCGTGGTGAATCTGCAGCGCCGGCTCGGCCGGCTGCTGCCGGCAGTGGGCTGGAGCGTGCTGCTGCTCAGCCTCGGGCTGCTGCTGGGTGGGCTGTTGGTGAGCGCCATCGATCCCTCGCTGCCGCTCGGTTTGCCCCTGGCGTCGCCCCAGGTGCAGAGCCTG includes:
- a CDS encoding CPP1-like family protein — its product is MTQGTDPSGGPAQPGSLNPYERLGITPDASFDAVQAAKQARLAEVGEEPMARARIEAAYDAVLMDRLKERQQGKVSTAALNASQREAAKPAAAASAAKPSLPSLPNLPALPRPALKLSAPALPTVALAEGRERWFPLAGGAVLLAMLLIAPAGNAELVLAFATVLTVVNLQRRLGRLLPAVGWSVLLLSLGLLLGGLLVSAIDPSLPLGLPLASPQVQSLPALLLLLLGALLIA